TATGTATTGTGTTGTTATTCAGACTTAAAGATACAAATTTAAGGCTTACTTACCAACTTTTTTAACCAATTTCTTAAACGAAACTCAGGTTAATATGGGTACGTCGATGGGTAGTAGTATTACCATTACGGACGATGCGGGTTCACAGCTTGCTGCCGATTTGGGGAGAAGTCTGATTCAAGGAACATCACAATTTTTCAGTAAGAAAATGCGTGAGGTAAAAGTTACCCTGAAAGCAGGTTACAAAGTTTTGTTACTCCCGAAAGCATAAGTAAAACAATCAGGGCGAAAGCCCACCACTAAAAAAATCCAATAGTAATTAACAATTAAAACAATTTCCGTATGAAACGAATTCTTTTTGTACTCGCTATTATCGGGTGCGTATTCACAGCCAATGCACAAGAGTTAGAAACACATAGTGCCGTAAAACAAGAAACAGTAAAAGTTTCTTCGCCTTCTACGGGCGATTATTTTGAAGGTCTGACACGACCGCTGACCTTCAACCGGATGATACCTCCGTATGCACTGGAAGTTACTTTCAGTAAAACGGTACATATTATTTTTCCGTCTGCAATCCGCTATGTAGACTTAGGTTCTGCCGACCTGTTGGCAGCCAAAGCTGACGGTGCGGAAAATGTTCTCCGTGTGAAAGCTGCTCTTCGGGATTTCTCCCGTGAAAGCAATCTGGCGGTTATTACTGAAGACGGTGCATATTATACTTTTAATGTAAAATATGCCGATGAGCCTGTAAAATTGAGTGTCGAAATGACCGACTTTATCCACGATGGGGAAGCGGTAAACCGACCGAATAACGCTATGGAGATTTACATGAGGGAGCTGGGAAGCGAATCGCCTTTACTGGTTAAGCTGATAATGAAGTCTATTTACAAAAACGACAATCGGGAAATAAAGCATATCGGCTCTAAGCGCTTCGGTATTCAGTACACACTCAAAGGAATTTACACGCACAATGGCTTGCTTTATTTCCACATGCAACTCAAAAATTCCTCCAATGTACCCTTTGATGTGGATTACATTACTTTCAAAATAGTTGATAAGAAAGTAGCCAAGCGTACCGCTATTCAGGAACAGGTAATCATGCCATTGAGGGCACACAATAACCTGACATTGATAGGGGGTAAGAGAACGGAACGGGTAGTGTTTACCTTGCCGAAATTCACGATTCCGGATGATAAGCATCTGATTATTGAACTGAACGAAAAAGAGGGCGGACGACACCAGTCCTTTGTTGTCGAAAATGCCGACCTCGTGAGAGCCAAAGTAATCAACGAACTCAAAGTAAAGTAAGATGAAAAATTCGATTAAGAGAGCGCAGAAGCAAAACTTGTTTTGTATTCTGCCGAACGGGAGAATTTTATGTAAACGGTTATCTATTATCGTAACGTTTGTGCTGTGCCTGGTCTTTGCAGACCAAGCCCACGCACAGCGTTGTTTGCCCGGTATGCAAGGCATACAGGTAACTGGCGGAATGGTG
This Dysgonomonadaceae bacterium PH5-43 DNA region includes the following protein-coding sequences:
- a CDS encoding hypothetical protein (product_source=Hypo-rule applied; pfam=PF12508) — translated: MGTSMGSSITITDDAGSQLAADLGRSLIQGTSQFFSKKMREVKVTLKAGYKVLLLPKA
- a CDS encoding conjugative transposon TraN protein (product_source=TIGR03780; cleavage_site_network=SignalP-noTM; pfam=PF13595; superfamily=52980; tigrfam=TIGR03780) codes for the protein MKRILFVLAIIGCVFTANAQELETHSAVKQETVKVSSPSTGDYFEGLTRPLTFNRMIPPYALEVTFSKTVHIIFPSAIRYVDLGSADLLAAKADGAENVLRVKAALRDFSRESNLAVITEDGAYYTFNVKYADEPVKLSVEMTDFIHDGEAVNRPNNAMEIYMRELGSESPLLVKLIMKSIYKNDNREIKHIGSKRFGIQYTLKGIYTHNGLLYFHMQLKNSSNVPFDVDYITFKIVDKKVAKRTAIQEQVIMPLRAHNNLTLIGGKRTERVVFTLPKFTIPDDKHLIIELNEKEGGRHQSFVVENADLVRAKVINELKVK